The following coding sequences are from one Aggregicoccus sp. 17bor-14 window:
- a CDS encoding DUF1285 domain-containing protein, which produces MDTPSPGKRWHTREDSGIRLDRALRWWHDDEPIEHPRIVELFNTSLGLDETGRYVLRIGQDWCVVQVEDAAFEVRAVDVTGDGRVSVRLSDRTAEALAPESLAPGADGVLTCRVKGGQARARFSRDAQYQLGLLLEEGPDGALGLRAGEAWLPVPPDALR; this is translated from the coding sequence GTGGACACCCCTTCTCCAGGCAAGCGCTGGCACACGCGCGAGGACAGCGGCATCCGGCTGGATCGCGCCCTGCGCTGGTGGCACGACGACGAGCCCATCGAGCACCCGCGCATCGTCGAGCTCTTCAACACCTCGCTCGGCCTCGACGAGACGGGCCGCTACGTGCTGCGCATCGGGCAGGACTGGTGCGTGGTGCAGGTGGAGGACGCGGCCTTCGAGGTGCGCGCCGTGGACGTCACCGGCGACGGGCGGGTCTCGGTGCGCCTGAGCGACCGCACCGCCGAGGCGCTCGCGCCGGAGTCGCTCGCCCCCGGCGCGGACGGCGTGCTCACCTGCCGGGTGAAGGGCGGCCAGGCGCGGGCCCGCTTCTCGCGCGATGCGCAGTACCAGCTCGGCCTCCTCCTCGAGGAGGGGCCGGACGGCGCGCTGGGGCTGCGGGCGGGGGAGGCCTGGCTGCCGGTCCCCCCGGACGCCCTGCGCTAG
- the recA gene encoding recombinase RecA produces the protein MSKLTEKLKAVAAAVAAIEKQFGKGAVMPLGGEAREQRIAVIPSGSVGIDRALGVGGYPRGRVVEIFGNESSGKTTLTLHAIAQVQSQGGVAAFIDAEHALDVNYARKLGVRVEELLISQPDTGEQALEITEQLVRSGAVDLIVVDSVAALVPRAEIEGEMGDAHMGVQARLMSQALRKLTGAVSRSGTCIIFINQIRMKIGVMFGNPETTTGGNALKFYSSVRMEIRRTGNLKEGESVIGTRTRVKVVKNKVAPPFHEAEFDLLYGTGIHRAGEVLDLAVQAGRVDKSGSHFSLKGERIGQGRERASEWLREHPEALEALAAELLGAAPQAAAPTPAALEEAA, from the coding sequence ATGAGCAAGCTGACGGAGAAGCTGAAGGCGGTGGCGGCGGCGGTGGCGGCGATCGAGAAGCAGTTCGGCAAGGGTGCGGTGATGCCCCTGGGCGGCGAGGCGCGCGAGCAGCGCATCGCGGTCATCCCCTCCGGCTCGGTGGGCATCGACCGCGCGCTGGGCGTGGGGGGCTATCCGCGCGGGCGGGTGGTGGAGATCTTCGGCAACGAGTCGAGCGGGAAGACCACCCTCACCCTGCACGCGATCGCGCAGGTGCAGTCGCAGGGCGGGGTGGCGGCGTTCATCGACGCGGAGCACGCCCTGGACGTGAACTACGCGCGCAAGCTCGGGGTGCGCGTGGAGGAGCTGCTCATCTCCCAGCCCGACACGGGCGAGCAGGCGCTCGAGATCACCGAGCAGCTGGTGCGCTCGGGGGCGGTGGACCTCATCGTGGTGGACTCGGTGGCCGCGCTGGTCCCGCGCGCCGAGATCGAGGGCGAGATGGGGGACGCGCACATGGGCGTGCAGGCGCGCCTCATGAGCCAGGCGCTGCGCAAGCTCACCGGCGCGGTGAGCCGCTCGGGCACCTGCATCATCTTCATCAACCAGATCCGCATGAAGATCGGCGTGATGTTCGGCAACCCGGAGACCACCACGGGCGGCAATGCGCTCAAGTTCTACTCCTCGGTGCGCATGGAGATCCGCCGCACGGGCAACCTCAAGGAGGGCGAGAGCGTCATCGGCACGCGCACGCGGGTGAAGGTGGTGAAGAACAAGGTCGCCCCACCCTTCCACGAGGCCGAGTTCGACCTGCTCTACGGCACCGGCATCCACCGCGCGGGCGAGGTGCTGGACCTGGCCGTGCAGGCCGGCCGGGTGGACAAGTCCGGCAGCCACTTCAGCCTCAAGGGCGAGCGCATCGGGCAGGGCCGCGAGCGCGCGAGCGAGTGGCTGCGGGAGCACCCCGAGGCGCTCGAGGCGCTCGCCGCGGAGCTGCTGGGCGCTGCGCCGCAGGCAGCGGCCCCCACCCCGGCGGCGCTTGAGGAGGCGGCCTGA